The genomic DNA CGCCGGCGGCGTCTACCTCATGATGCAGCGCTCCATGGTCCGGGGAGTCTTCGGCCTCACCCTCATCTCCCATGCCGCGAACTTCATCCTGCTCTCGGCCGGAGTCGGCGCCTGGAGAGGCGAACCTCTGGCCGGGCGTGGTGACCTCGCCGAGGCGGCCGATCCGCTGCCTCAGGCCTTCGTCCTCACTGCCATCGTCATCACCCTGGCAGTGACGATCTTCATGCTCGCCCTGGCTGTGCTCGGCCACGACGACGACCAGAAACGCAATCCCGAGACAGGGGAGGAGCGCGACTCATGAACTCCGCACTGCTTCTTCTGCTCATCGGCATCCCGCTTCTGGCCTCCGCGCTGAGCGTGCTCATCACCTCACGCACCTTCGACCGGCTGCTCCTGCTCTCCGTTCCCGTGCTCGTCGGCGGCAGCGGCGTCGCCCTGCTCGGCCTGCATGCTTCGACCCCGGTGATCGCCCATTCGGTCGGCGACTATGTGCCCGGCCTGGCGATCGTGTTCGTCTCGGACACGTTCACCGCGCTCATGCTGGTGCTCACCTCGCTGGTCGCGTTCGTCAGCAGCCTGTTCCTGGTCTCCACCGGTGAGGACCAGTACAGATTCGTCCCGGCGCTCATCCTGATGATGCTCACCGGTGTCTACGGTGCGCTGCTGACCGGTGATCTTTTCAACTTCTTCGTCTTCGTCGAAGTGATGATGCTGCCCGCCTACGCACTCATCGCCGTCACCGGCACCTGGCGCAGGCTCGGCATCGGACGTCTCTACGTCATGGTCAACCTGCTGACCTCGACGATGCTGCTCATCGGCGTCGGATTCGTCTACGGCGCCACCGGCACCGTCAACCTCGCCGTCCTGGCAGATCAGGGACGTCCGACCGGCCAAGCCGCGATCGCTCTGGGCGTGGTGCTGCTCTCTCTGCTCATCAAGGCCGGCGGCGCACCCTTCCACGGGTGGCTCGTCCGCAGCTATCCGAACACCTCGGCGGGCATGATGTCGCTGTTCTCCGGACTGCACTCGAAGGTCGGGCTGTATGCGATCTACCGCATCTACACCACTGTCTACGGTGAGCCTGCTCCGTGGGCGACCGCCATTCTCCTCGTCGCGGTGGCGAGCATCCTCATCGGTGCGATCTCCGGATTCGGGCAGGTGCGGGTGCGCAATGTGCTCGGGTTCCAGATGACCGCAGGCGTGGGCCACATCCTCATCGGCGCCACCCTGCTGACATCGGCGGCCCTCGGTGCCGGCGCCTTCTACATGATGCACCACATGGTTACGATGGCAGGCCTGCTGCTCATCATGGGCGCCGTCGAACAGACCTACGGCACCGGTTCCTTCCGCAAGCTCTCAGGGCTCGCCTCACGGGAGCGGTGGGCGACCATCCTCATGATCCTCGGCCTCTTCTCCCTCGTCGGTCTGCCGCCGACCTCCGGGCTGTGGGGCAAGGTCGGCCTCGTCAGGGCCTCCACGGACGCCGGCGGCGGCTTCGGGTGGGTCCTCGTCGCAACGATCGTGGCCGGCGCGCTGATCAGTCTGCTGGCGCTTCAGCGCACTTGGCGCAACACCTTCTGGGGACCGCCGATGCAGACGTATCGACCCGATTCGGCGGAGACCGGGCGCGCCCCGGCCGAACCGATCACGCGCAGCGTGCGCATTCCCGCCCGTCTGCTGGTGCCCGCCACGATCATGATCGGGGTATCCGTTGCGCTCTTCTGCTTCCCGGAGCCTCTGCTCGACCTCACGCACCGGGCAGCCGAGGGTCTCCTCGACCACAGTGACTACATCGAGGCGGTGATGGCACCGTGATGCGACTCATCCACGGCGTCTCCTACGCAGGCTTCATCGTCTGGGCGATCATCACCGGTTCGGCGACCATAGTCGCCCGACTCTTCCGCAGCGACTACGCCCAGCCGATGATCGTCGAACTGCCGATGCGCTGCGCCACCGATCTCGAAGTCACCCTCTTCGCATCGTCGATCACGATCACCCCGGGCACCCTGGTGACGGCGATCGCGGCCGGCACGTCGACGACCCCGCCGGTGATCTTCGTCCACGCCCTGTTCGAGGAGTCGGAGGAATCCGCCCTCGATGGGCTCATCGATATGGAATCGCGACTGCTGGCCATGACCCGTGGTCGGGCACCGGGACCACACGCCGATTCAGAGGGAGGACGCTCATGATCGTCATCGCAAGCATCTGTGCGGTCATCCTCGCCGCCGCCATCGTCATCGGACTCATCCGCGTGCTCACTGCTCGCGACCAGGGCTCACGTGCGGTGGTCTCTGACCTCATCTACTTCTCGGCTATTGCCATCGTCACCATGCTCGGCATCACCGTGTCATCATCGATCGTCCTCGATGTGATCTTCCTGTCCTCCATGGTGGGCATCCTCGCCACGATCGCTCTCTCCCGGATCCTCACGAGGGGGCACCGCTGATGAACGAAGCACTCGCCACGACCCTCGTCGGGATCTTCGGAATCACCGGCTCCCTGCTGCTGCTCGGATCCGCCCTCGCGATGTTCAGGGTCCGCGACGCGCTGTCTCGGATCAATGTGTTCTCTCCGGCAACCGGGTTGGGCATGCCGTTCATCGTCATCGCCGCCTTCATCTACGACCTCTATTCGTCCGGGTTCTCCTGGAGCTCGCTGTTCATGGCGGTCATCGCCGTGCTGTGTCTGATCATCGTGTCCTCGGTTGCGAGCAACACTCTGGCCAGGTCGGCGGTGCTGTCCGGACAGCCGGTGTTCCGGAAGACGTCCCCGAACCGGCTGGCAGCGCCGCCGGAAGGGGTCGCCGACATCGACCCCGACGCGAAGGACTCCTGAGCCGACTCAGTCAGTCGGGTCTGCCGGGCGACCGATCGCGTGGGCTCAGTCCCGTCCGGTCGTGCGCATCGTGATGTTGATCCTGCCTCCGCCGAGGTGGTTCAACCTTCCCGCGTCCGGTGCGGTTCCCGACTGGATCGACCTGACTCCGTGGTAGGCGAAGCGGGCAGGGCCGCCGAAGACGAAGGCGTCACCCGACGCCAATCGCAGATCCTCGAAGGGACGGTTGCGGGTCTCCGTGTTCCCGAACCGGAAGAGGCATGTATCGCCCAATGACAGAGAGACGACCGGGGCAGGGTCGAATTCGTCCTTGTCCTGATGCATACCCATCTTCGCGTGCTCGTCGTAGTAGTTCACGAGAGCTACATCCGGGTGGTAGTCGGCAGGGTCGAAGCCCCAGACAGCGGCGGTCCCCGGGGGGAGATCCTGTGCGTCCTCGACGACAGCGACTGCGGACTCCAGGACCTGGCGGCCAAGACGGGTCATCCAATCGGGGAAGGGCAGCACCACCTTGTCGTTGACGTCGACGGCTCGGCGGTCGTAGCGCCCGGGCTGCCAATGCCACCCCAGCCCGATCGTCGTCACGCTCATCGGATGGCCTGCGATCGTCGTGGCATGGGGCGGAACCGGACCGGATTGCCAATCGGCATAGCGGGCGATGATCCACTGCTGCGCCTCCGCGGTAAGGAAGCCCGGTACCCAGACCGCGCCGGGGGCGACGATTGTCGGTCGACGGTCGAAGGCCTCATCGGCGAAGAGCGAATCCATGTCTACCAGGATGCCAGAGCTGGTTCTAGAATTGTCACGAGACCCGAGGAGACACGATGAACGCAGCCAGTCCGCAATTGATCTTCCTCCACGGCGCCGGTGAGCGTGCCGCCGTCTGGGACGACGTGATCGCCGGGCTGCCTGGCGATTGGTCGTG from Brevibacterium sp. JSBI002 includes the following:
- a CDS encoding sodium:proton antiporter, with protein sequence MILALTIGVLTAGGVYLMMQRSMVRGVFGLTLISHAANFILLSAGVGAWRGEPLAGRGDLAEAADPLPQAFVLTAIVITLAVTIFMLALAVLGHDDDQKRNPETGEERDS
- a CDS encoding monovalent cation/H+ antiporter subunit D family protein; translated protein: MNSALLLLLIGIPLLASALSVLITSRTFDRLLLLSVPVLVGGSGVALLGLHASTPVIAHSVGDYVPGLAIVFVSDTFTALMLVLTSLVAFVSSLFLVSTGEDQYRFVPALILMMLTGVYGALLTGDLFNFFVFVEVMMLPAYALIAVTGTWRRLGIGRLYVMVNLLTSTMLLIGVGFVYGATGTVNLAVLADQGRPTGQAAIALGVVLLSLLIKAGGAPFHGWLVRSYPNTSAGMMSLFSGLHSKVGLYAIYRIYTTVYGEPAPWATAILLVAVASILIGAISGFGQVRVRNVLGFQMTAGVGHILIGATLLTSAALGAGAFYMMHHMVTMAGLLLIMGAVEQTYGTGSFRKLSGLASRERWATILMILGLFSLVGLPPTSGLWGKVGLVRASTDAGGGFGWVLVATIVAGALISLLALQRTWRNTFWGPPMQTYRPDSAETGRAPAEPITRSVRIPARLLVPATIMIGVSVALFCFPEPLLDLTHRAAEGLLDHSDYIEAVMAP
- a CDS encoding Na+/H+ antiporter subunit E: MRLIHGVSYAGFIVWAIITGSATIVARLFRSDYAQPMIVELPMRCATDLEVTLFASSITITPGTLVTAIAAGTSTTPPVIFVHALFEESEESALDGLIDMESRLLAMTRGRAPGPHADSEGGRS
- a CDS encoding monovalent cation/H+ antiporter complex subunit F, yielding MIVIASICAVILAAAIVIGLIRVLTARDQGSRAVVSDLIYFSAIAIVTMLGITVSSSIVLDVIFLSSMVGILATIALSRILTRGHR
- a CDS encoding cation:proton antiporter, whose amino-acid sequence is MNEALATTLVGIFGITGSLLLLGSALAMFRVRDALSRINVFSPATGLGMPFIVIAAFIYDLYSSGFSWSSLFMAVIAVLCLIIVSSVASNTLARSAVLSGQPVFRKTSPNRLAAPPEGVADIDPDAKDS
- a CDS encoding alpha-ketoglutarate-dependent dioxygenase AlkB family protein; protein product: MDSLFADEAFDRRPTIVAPGAVWVPGFLTAEAQQWIIARYADWQSGPVPPHATTIAGHPMSVTTIGLGWHWQPGRYDRRAVDVNDKVVLPFPDWMTRLGRQVLESAVAVVEDAQDLPPGTAAVWGFDPADYHPDVALVNYYDEHAKMGMHQDKDEFDPAPVVSLSLGDTCLFRFGNTETRNRPFEDLRLASGDAFVFGGPARFAYHGVRSIQSGTAPDAGRLNHLGGGRINITMRTTGRD